One bacterium DNA segment encodes these proteins:
- the prmC gene encoding peptide chain release factor N(5)-glutamine methyltransferase — protein MILKIILKEELKKGAEYLLHAGIKHYQLESEILLSHILEVSREKLHIRDEADILDEKYAKWMSVLAERKKLRPIAYLLGKKEFMSMDFFVDENVLIPRPETEFLVEKVQELARDKRNFPWWIIDLGAGSGNIAVSLLKHLNEGLVFATDISGDALKVAKKNAEKHNVENRIVFFEGCWFLPFEGKNLEGKMDFIVSNPPYLTRVEMDSITPDVGYEPKKALYGGEDGLRFYPGIINGALKFLKPGGYLILEIGVEHKEKILNLIDNGGYDKPEVIKDYSGFDRVIAVRKTV, from the coding sequence GTGATTTTAAAAATTATTTTAAAAGAGGAATTAAAAAAGGGGGCGGAATATTTGTTGCACGCGGGGATTAAGCATTATCAACTGGAATCCGAGATTCTTTTAAGCCATATTCTTGAGGTTTCGCGTGAAAAACTTCATATCCGTGATGAAGCGGATATATTGGACGAAAAATACGCAAAGTGGATGTCTGTACTTGCTGAAAGAAAAAAACTAAGACCTATTGCTTACCTTTTAGGTAAAAAAGAGTTTATGTCGATGGATTTTTTTGTCGATGAAAATGTTTTAATCCCAAGGCCGGAAACAGAATTTTTAGTTGAGAAAGTCCAGGAATTGGCAAGGGACAAAAGAAATTTTCCATGGTGGATAATTGATCTGGGGGCCGGAAGCGGCAATATAGCCGTGAGTCTGTTGAAACATTTAAATGAAGGCCTCGTTTTTGCCACAGATATATCAGGTGACGCTTTAAAAGTCGCGAAAAAAAATGCCGAAAAACACAACGTGGAAAACAGGATTGTATTTTTCGAGGGCTGCTGGTTTTTGCCGTTTGAAGGCAAAAATTTAGAAGGGAAAATGGATTTCATTGTTTCAAATCCGCCTTATTTGACTCGCGTTGAAATGGATTCGATAACTCCTGATGTCGGATATGAACCAAAAAAAGCATTGTACGGAGGAGAAGACGGCTTAAGATTTTACCCGGGTATTATAAACGGCGCACTAAAGTTTTTAAAGCCCGGAGGGTATTTGATATTGGAAATAGGGGTTGAGCATAAGGAGAAAATTCTTAATCTGATAGATAATGGCGGGTATGACAAACCGGAAGTTATAAAGGATTACAGCGGTTTTGATAGAGTGATAGCGGTTAGAAAAACAGTTTAA
- the prfA gene encoding peptide chain release factor 1: MLEKLQDIEKKYQEITHKMSDPLIISNRAEFQKLAKTQAELEPLIFKLHEFNKVRDEIKGTKEIIHDKNSGRDMVILAEAELMELQTKSDAIDNELKVMLLPKDPNDNKNVIVEIRAGAGGDESALFASELFRMYSHYAERQGWTIEILSGNAIGIGGLKEVVFNIIGKGVYSKFKYESGTHRVQRVPVTEGSGRVHTSTVTVAILPEVEEVELEIKPEELKIDICRSGGAGGQHVNTTDSAVRLTHIPTGIVISCQDERSQHKNKAKAMKILRARLMDKLVEEQHQARSQERKTQIGTGDRSEKIRTYNFPQNRLTDHRIKLTLYKLQAVMEGDMDELISSLISYDQDEQIKKMGEEIK, encoded by the coding sequence ATTCCAGAAACTCGCTAAAACTCAGGCTGAACTGGAACCGTTAATCTTTAAGCTCCATGAGTTCAATAAAGTCCGGGATGAAATAAAAGGCACAAAAGAAATTATCCATGATAAAAATTCCGGCAGGGACATGGTTATTTTGGCAGAGGCCGAGCTCATGGAACTCCAGACAAAAAGTGACGCTATTGACAATGAATTGAAGGTCATGCTTCTCCCGAAAGACCCGAATGATAACAAAAACGTAATTGTTGAAATCCGGGCCGGTGCCGGCGGAGATGAATCGGCGCTTTTCGCGAGCGAGCTTTTCAGGATGTATTCCCATTATGCCGAGCGGCAGGGATGGACTATTGAAATTTTGAGCGGGAACGCAATCGGGATAGGAGGTTTAAAGGAAGTTGTTTTTAACATTATAGGAAAAGGCGTTTACAGTAAATTTAAATATGAAAGCGGGACACACCGCGTCCAGCGGGTACCAGTGACCGAGGGAAGCGGCAGGGTCCACACGTCCACGGTCACGGTTGCAATTCTTCCCGAGGTTGAGGAAGTGGAACTTGAAATTAAACCGGAAGAATTAAAAATTGACATATGCCGTTCAGGAGGCGCCGGCGGGCAGCATGTTAATACAACAGATTCGGCTGTCCGTCTCACTCATATTCCCACGGGGATAGTTATTTCCTGCCAGGATGAGAGGTCCCAGCATAAAAATAAAGCAAAAGCGATGAAAATATTGCGGGCAAGGCTTATGGATAAACTTGTGGAAGAACAGCACCAGGCGCGTTCACAGGAAAGGAAGACACAAATAGGGACCGGCGACCGCAGTGAAAAAATAAGGACTTATAATTTCCCCCAAAACAGGCTTACGGATCATCGCATCAAGTTAACACTTTATAAATTACAGGCGGTGATGGAAGGAGACATGGATGAGTTAATATCTTCTCTGATTTCCTATGACCAGGATGAACAAATAAAAAAAATGGGAGAGGAAATTAAGTGA